In the genome of Bryobacteraceae bacterium, one region contains:
- a CDS encoding aminotransferase class I/II-fold pyridoxal phosphate-dependent enzyme translates to MTRLAVECDAVNLAQGFPDFAAPEQIKEAARRAIAEEHNQYTITWGTPALRRAVAERYSRDYGLTFDPESEITVTCGATEGMIASLLATTNPGDEVIVFEPYYENYGPDTWLCGAERRLVRLRAPDWSFDPDELRRAFNARTKAIILTSPHNPTGKVFRREELEIIAGLCQEFDTLAITDEIYEHIIYGDERHVPLITIPGMRDRTILVNSMSKTFSVTGWRVGWTLAAADLAASIRKVHDFLTVNSPAPLQQAAVLALSLGAEFHAGLREAYRERRDLIAGYLRTAGLEPYAPQGAYYVMAGIERFGFESDLAFVRHMLKAVGVAAVPGSSFFEDPRDGAGLVRFCFCKKLETLQEAGRRLARLAAG, encoded by the coding sequence ATGACACGCCTGGCGGTAGAGTGCGACGCCGTAAATCTGGCGCAGGGCTTCCCGGACTTCGCCGCGCCGGAACAGATCAAGGAAGCGGCGCGGCGGGCGATCGCCGAAGAGCACAATCAATACACGATTACGTGGGGCACGCCGGCGCTGCGGCGCGCGGTGGCCGAACGCTACTCGCGGGACTACGGGCTCACATTCGATCCGGAGAGCGAGATCACGGTGACGTGCGGCGCCACCGAAGGGATGATCGCGTCGCTGCTGGCGACGACGAACCCGGGCGACGAGGTGATCGTGTTCGAGCCGTACTACGAGAACTACGGTCCGGACACGTGGCTGTGCGGAGCGGAGCGGCGCCTGGTGCGGCTGCGGGCGCCGGACTGGAGCTTCGATCCGGATGAATTGCGGCGGGCGTTCAACGCGCGGACGAAGGCGATCATCCTGACGAGTCCGCACAATCCGACGGGAAAGGTGTTCCGGCGCGAGGAACTGGAGATCATCGCCGGGCTGTGCCAGGAGTTCGACACGCTGGCCATCACGGACGAGATCTACGAACATATCATCTACGGGGACGAGCGGCACGTTCCGTTGATCACGATTCCGGGCATGCGGGACCGGACGATTCTCGTGAACTCGATGAGCAAGACGTTCTCGGTGACGGGCTGGCGCGTGGGCTGGACGCTGGCGGCGGCGGACCTGGCGGCTTCCATCCGGAAGGTCCACGACTTTCTCACGGTGAACTCACCGGCTCCCCTGCAGCAGGCCGCGGTGCTGGCGCTATCGCTGGGCGCTGAATTCCACGCCGGATTGCGCGAGGCCTACCGCGAGCGGCGGGATCTGATCGCGGGCTACCTGCGCACGGCGGGGCTAGAGCCGTACGCGCCACAGGGCGCTTACTACGTGATGGCGGGGATCGAACGGTTCGGGTTCGAGAGCGACCTCGCGTTCGTGCGCCACATGCTGAAGGCGGTGGGCGTGGCGGCGGTGCCGGGGTCGAGTTTCTTCGAAGATCCGCGCGACGGGGCGGGGCTGGTGCGGTTCTGTTTCTGCAAGAAGCTGGAGACGCTCCAGGAGGCGGGACGTCGCCTGGCGCGGCTCGCGGCAGGCTGA